A genomic segment from Canis lupus baileyi chromosome 13, mCanLup2.hap1, whole genome shotgun sequence encodes:
- the LOC140602763 gene encoding KRR1 small subunit processome component homolog isoform X2 produces MAASSFHGLVQANGRSEFRPKQPKPEKRDESELLTVPDGWKEPAFSKEDNPRGLLEESSFATLFPKYREAYLKECWPLVQKALNEHHVNATLDLIEGSMTVCTTKKTFDPYIIIRARDLIKLLARSVSFEQAVRILQDDVACDIIKIGSLVRNKERFVKRRQRLIGPKGSTLKVRKVVLDTMKNIHPIYNIKTLMIKRELAKDSELRSQSWERFLPQFKHKNVNKRKEPKKKTVKKEYTPFPPPQPESQIDKELASGEYFLKASQKKRQKMEAIKAKQAEALSKRQEERNKAFIPPKEKPVVKPKEASTENKIDVAAIKEKIKKAKNKKLGALSAEEVKLKMEADEKKKKKK; encoded by the exons ATGGCGGCCTCCTCCTTCCACGGGCTGGTGCAGGCGAACGGGAGGAGTGAGTTTCGTCCGAAGCAGCCGAAGCCGGAGAAGCGAG ATGAATCTGAGCTCCTCACTGTTCCTGATGGTTGGAAGGAACCCGCTTTTTCTAAAGAGGACAATCCCAGAGGACTCTTGGAGGAGAGCAGTTTTGCAACTTTGTTCCCAAAATATAGAGAGGCTTACTTGAAAGAGTGCTGGCCTTTGGTACAGAAAGCCTTGAATGAACAT CACGTTAATGCAACCCTGGACCTGATCGAGGGCAGTATGACTGTTTGTACAACAAAGAAGACTTTTGATCCGTATATCATCATTAGGGCCAGAGACCTAATAAAACTTTTAGCAAGAAGTGTTTCATTTGAACAG GCAGTACGAATTCTTCAGGATGATGTTGCTTGTGACATCATTAAAATAGGTTCTTtagtaagaaataaagaaagatttGTAAAAAGAAGACAACGTCTCATTGGCCCCAAAGGATCTACATTAAAG GTTCGAAAAGTAGTCCTAGATACTATGAAGAATATCCATCCAATTTATAACATTAAA ACCTTAATGATTAAACGAGAGTTGGCAAAAGATTCTGAATTAAGATCACAAAGTTGGGAAAGATTCTTGCCACAGTTcaagcacaaaaatgtgaataaacGCAAGGAGCCAAAGAAGAAAACTGTCAAGAAAGAGTATACACCATTCCCACCACCACAGCCAGAAAGTCAG ATTGATAAAGAATTGGCTAGTGGTGAATATTTTCTGAAGGCAAGTCAAAAGAAGCGTCAGAAAATGGAAGCCATAAAG GCTAAACAAGCAGAAGCTCTCAGTAAGAgacaagaggaaagaaacaaagcttTTATTCCACCTAAGGAAAAACCAGTTGTGAAACCAAAGGAAG cttctactgaaaataaaattgatgtgGCTGCCATcaaggaaaagattaaaaaagcaaagaataagaAACTGGGAGCTCTTTCAGCTGAAGAAGTTAAGCTTAAAATGGAAgcagatgaaaaaaagaagaagaaaaagtaa
- the LOC140602763 gene encoding KRR1 small subunit processome component homolog isoform X1, which produces MAASSFHGLVQANGRSEFRPKQPKPEKRDESELLTVPDGWKEPAFSKEDNPRGLLEESSFATLFPKYREAYLKECWPLVQKALNEHHVNATLDLIEGSMTVCTTKKTFDPYIIIRARDLIKLLARSVSFEQAVRILQDDVACDIIKIGSLVRNKERFVKRRQRLIGPKGSTLKALELLTNCYIMVQGNTVSVIGPFSGLKEVRKVVLDTMKNIHPIYNIKTLMIKRELAKDSELRSQSWERFLPQFKHKNVNKRKEPKKKTVKKEYTPFPPPQPESQIDKELASGEYFLKASQKKRQKMEAIKAKQAEALSKRQEERNKAFIPPKEKPVVKPKEASTENKIDVAAIKEKIKKAKNKKLGALSAEEVKLKMEADEKKKKKK; this is translated from the exons ATGGCGGCCTCCTCCTTCCACGGGCTGGTGCAGGCGAACGGGAGGAGTGAGTTTCGTCCGAAGCAGCCGAAGCCGGAGAAGCGAG ATGAATCTGAGCTCCTCACTGTTCCTGATGGTTGGAAGGAACCCGCTTTTTCTAAAGAGGACAATCCCAGAGGACTCTTGGAGGAGAGCAGTTTTGCAACTTTGTTCCCAAAATATAGAGAGGCTTACTTGAAAGAGTGCTGGCCTTTGGTACAGAAAGCCTTGAATGAACAT CACGTTAATGCAACCCTGGACCTGATCGAGGGCAGTATGACTGTTTGTACAACAAAGAAGACTTTTGATCCGTATATCATCATTAGGGCCAGAGACCTAATAAAACTTTTAGCAAGAAGTGTTTCATTTGAACAG GCAGTACGAATTCTTCAGGATGATGTTGCTTGTGACATCATTAAAATAGGTTCTTtagtaagaaataaagaaagatttGTAAAAAGAAGACAACGTCTCATTGGCCCCAAAGGATCTACATTAAAG GCTTTGGAACTGTTAACAAACTGTTATATTATGGTTCAGGGAAACACGGTTTCAGTCATTGGACCTTTTAGTGGCTTAAAAGAG GTTCGAAAAGTAGTCCTAGATACTATGAAGAATATCCATCCAATTTATAACATTAAA ACCTTAATGATTAAACGAGAGTTGGCAAAAGATTCTGAATTAAGATCACAAAGTTGGGAAAGATTCTTGCCACAGTTcaagcacaaaaatgtgaataaacGCAAGGAGCCAAAGAAGAAAACTGTCAAGAAAGAGTATACACCATTCCCACCACCACAGCCAGAAAGTCAG ATTGATAAAGAATTGGCTAGTGGTGAATATTTTCTGAAGGCAAGTCAAAAGAAGCGTCAGAAAATGGAAGCCATAAAG GCTAAACAAGCAGAAGCTCTCAGTAAGAgacaagaggaaagaaacaaagcttTTATTCCACCTAAGGAAAAACCAGTTGTGAAACCAAAGGAAG cttctactgaaaataaaattgatgtgGCTGCCATcaaggaaaagattaaaaaagcaaagaataagaAACTGGGAGCTCTTTCAGCTGAAGAAGTTAAGCTTAAAATGGAAgcagatgaaaaaaagaagaagaaaaagtaa